In Eubacteriales bacterium mix99, the DNA window TAAAATCCCCCGGCATGAAATATAGGCACTATGCGCCAAATGCGCCGGTAACCATTGTCCGCGGGGATCCGGACAAGCTGGCCCGATATGTGGAGCAGGAAGTTCACCGGCTGCAGGCGGACGGAGAACGGATCGGAATTCTGGCAACTGACGAGACCATGGGACAATATACAGCCGGAATTGTGCGGACCATGGGCAGCCGGAAGCACCCGGCCCAGCTGGCAGCCAGTCTCTTTGCGCTGCTTCGGGAAATGGACCATCTGGGAGTGGACCGGATTCTGGCAGAAGGCGTGGAGGATCATGATGAAGGCCTTGCCGTCATGAATCGGATGACCCGTGCCGCCGGCTTTCATATTATTGACGTGTAAGGAGCGTGGCGCACCATTGAACATTCTTTTTGTCTGTACCGGCAATACCTGCCGAAGTGCCATGGCGGAGGAAATGTTTCGGACCATGCTGAACAGGAAGGGTATGACAGGATTTTATATCCGTTCCGCAGGGATTGCCGCTTTGCCGGGAGAGAAAGCAAGTCCTCCGGCGGTGGCGGTCCTGAAGGAAGCGGGGATGGACCTGAGCGGTCACCGGTCCGGCCCCCTGAATGAAAAGCTGCTGGGGGAAGCGGATGTCATTCTTGCCATGACGGAAGGGAACAAAGCCGCAGTGCTGTCCCGGTATCCTTCTGTTCGGGAAAGGATCCATACCCTGAAGGAATATGCCGGGACTCCCGGAAGGGACATTCCGGATCCCTATGGGCAGTCAGCGGATGTTTACCGCCGTACCGGGGAGGAAATCCGCCATGCTCTGGAGAAAATCATTGAGAAATGGGGCCGAACCTCTTCGGATCCGAAAAAGCCCTAAAATTTATGTGGACTTCAAATAGCTGATATTATATAATATAACATTGGTAAGTACAGAGACTTGGAAATGA includes these proteins:
- a CDS encoding low molecular weight protein arginine phosphatase; translation: MNILFVCTGNTCRSAMAEEMFRTMLNRKGMTGFYIRSAGIAALPGEKASPPAVAVLKEAGMDLSGHRSGPLNEKLLGEADVILAMTEGNKAAVLSRYPSVRERIHTLKEYAGTPGRDIPDPYGQSADVYRRTGEEIRHALEKIIEKWGRTSSDPKKP